A segment of the Pristiophorus japonicus isolate sPriJap1 chromosome 1, sPriJap1.hap1, whole genome shotgun sequence genome:
CCTAGGATTAAATTTCTAAATTGTACCCTTTGGTTGAAATTCGGCAGTGGTCTGGCAAGATTACGTGTTCCTAACTTTCAAGCATAATGATAATTGCGGATGTTTATTTTACAATGTATTGGAAATGATTCTGTGCATCGACGGTCCATTATTGCATTAAGTATTATTTTGTATTCAGTGAAAACTTGGCAACTAAATAGAGAAATCAAACATAATTTTATTTTGGCCTGCTTGTAAAATACTTCAAAATGCAAAAACAGACAAAACAGGCTCTCTCCAAAACTGGTTCTTTATAGATGTGCATATTCAGGACAATTGCGCTCGAAGACGTGCAAATATATTCGGCAGAACTTAAAAACGGAGTTGCGCGCGAATTAGGTTAGGAAACTATTGCAAGACCCACAATGATCTGTCTTTATGTAACGGTATATTGAAACATTTATGTACCCCTGAAAAACTATGGCTCAGAAGCAAATTAAGTAAAAATAGAATTAAAATACTTCGAATgctggaataaaaggttatggaactgaaacgttaactgtttctgtcTTGattagtgttttcagcattttctgcttttagtcAAGTAAAAACAGATTGCATTAAATCGTGATAATAATTTACTATTGTGAAGGTTATTTTACATCTTGATGCAAAAGTACCACCGACGTCAGTTTCATCTGGGGCAGCGGCCCATGTGACTCAGCCAGAAGCTGTCAAtgacgggaggggggggagcgctTCCATTGGTGCTGAACTCGAGCCAATCGGAGAAGGCTCGCACCGCTTGGTCCCCGCCCCCGCAGCGGGTGATTGACAGCCAGCTGGAGGCACGCGGGCGGCAATCAGGGCCCGTCCAGTGTCAACTATTGATCATTTGCAGTGTCCGTCTGCCTCATCAACATTGCACTTGGACACAGATTGCGGGAGTTCAAGAGCAGCCGCATCTCGCCACCGCAACTCGCAGCCAAATCCCAGTAAACTGCAGATAGCAGCGCGCTCACACCCGCCGCTTCCTTTTCGCGTTTGAAAGATAGTTTTTTTTTGGTGTGGCAAAAACACGACTTGCAGCTTTGTTATAAAGTCAAGTTTGCGGCGATCCAAAGATAGCATTTTGATTTTGTTGATAAAAGGTCTCGGTTAGATTTTACTGATCTACAATCATTTACAACACGCCACATTGCTTGTGATGCGAGAAAGTGCCGGGCTGCTGACTGGCGCTTCACGAGGGATGCAATAACTGGTTTGCAAATCATTTCCAGCAGCGTCCGTGCAAATTCTGGTGTGATTGCTAAAGCATGCGTGTTTGCTTTTTGGAGAGCCCCGCGGTAAGAGCAACTTTCTGTTAATAGAAACAAGTCACTTGCCAATAATATTGCCCATGTGCTGAGCTGCTGGCTGTGGGCAGAGCTCAGTTTGCAGCGACCACATTGACGATGGATGGCCGAGCGTCGCTGCCCTCCGCCCCGCTGCCGGGTCCCTGCGCGCCGCCCAGCCCTGCCGCCGTGCCCATTTCATTGGCGGGCACCAGCTCCCTGCTACGGCCGCCGGTGCTGCTGCTCCGCGCCGCAGCCGCcgctgccgccgccgccgccgagCGTTACCCCCGCACCCCCAAGTGCGCCCGCTGCCGGAACCACGGCGTGGTGTCGGCGCTCAAGGGCCACAAGCGCTTCTGCCGCTGGAGGGACTGCATGTGCGCCAAGTGCATGCTGATCGCCGAGCGCCAGCGGGTCATGGCCGCGCAGGTCGCTCTCCGGCGCCAGCAGGCGCAGGAAGAGAACGAGGCCCGGGAGCTGCAGTTCATGTACGCCGGAGGAGGGGCCGCCGAAGCCGgcctggccatggcagcggcggccgCGGCGGCGAGCGGCCTCATCCCGGTATCGAGGGCCGTCTCGACGCCTTACGAGATCTTCGCAGCTGAGTGCCAGAAGCAGAAGGAAGGTAAGCCAACAACTGCAAACCCGGGCTTTAAATGCTCAGCCAAAGTATAAACAGCTCTATTAGAAATCGGTCCAATTCCCGCTGTTTAACGGTTGACGATTTCTGCAATAATTACTTGGCGGTGATTCTGTTTTGTTTTGTATGCATTTTTCACACTCTTATCGATACCGTTCACATCAGATGTATTTGGCTTAACGTGCTATTTGAATGAGGCGGATTGAGTGCTCTGGATCAATATTGATTATGCAATTAGAATTTATTTTTACTCCTGTTATTAGTTTAATATCTCTAACCATAAATCCGAAATTCATTCCTCGACCCGAGTTGTGGTTACTGGCAAAGCCCCACTGCTTACTTGATGGGCCGTCGTCTGAATATGTAATTTATCACTGTAAAAACAGCCCGGGGAGAGTGTATCATTTGTGTACGTTTAGATTATGAACTGTATTGTCATGGAAAGAACGGTTTCACGTGTTAAGTTTCATAAATTGTCTATTAATGGAAATTTCCGCCTGAAAAACAACGTTTTCCAATATCAAAACTTTTTGTGATACGAAAATCTGCATGAGATCTGCATCCGTTTCCTTGCCTGAACATTCGAGTCACAACTGTCAGTATCTCGTAATCGTCCCAACAGTAACACATTCATTATCTGAATATCCAAATCTCTGATAAGGTCTCGGTGCATTTCACAAACGAACGTTGTAAATGGGCAATGATCTTTCTGATCTTCCCCCAAAAGGAATGTGGTAAAATTGAAATAAGGACTGCGACATTGCCACAATTGATTGTTTTGAATTTAGGGAGCAGTAATTTCTACCTGGCCATATTTCAGCGAGAGGCGATATGAGTAAAGTTGATTGGTCCAATTTAACCGTGAGACATTCCACGTTTCAGTCAAATGCTCACTTTACCAGGGTTAAATCTTTCCACACCAAGAATGAGCAAGTTTAAGTGATTTTGACTGGAAGACTGTAAACGTAGAAATAACAGAGAAGTTTCCAGTTCATTTCAGATGTGTTTGACTCTCCCTCATAGCTAAGTAATTCGTTGTTAATGTTACAACATTTTCATAAGGGAACGGGTAAAACGTGAGATTTGCAATCTCGAACAATGCTGTGTTTACTCTGGCACTCGTTATGCCATCTCTAAAAATCCGACTTTAATTTGATTTACAACAACACTCGGTTGCAGCCTTTATAGGGGGAATTAGCACCAGTTTATTTAAATATAAGTTAGTATTCAGCAAATACACAATTTTATTCAAAAATTGTCAAACCAGAAAGGTAGTGGGTGAATTTAGATTGTTCAAATGTAGACGTTTAAAATAAGAAATGCGCACGACTTTACTAAGTCAGTGAATTGTAACTTCTAATCGCTTGTATTAAACTCGTTTATGGAGGCGAACCCGCATTTTTCAGTAAGATGGACTTTATATTTGGTGAATATAAGACGTGGGAAATGTACTCTATTCTTCTCTATTACCACGATTGGATTGTGACATTAACCGGAGGTTATTATCCCAATCTGATGGTAAACGGATATTGTCTTGAGTGACATAAAAATAATGTTCCATGTACTCGATCCGTCCAGACTTGTAGAAACTTTTTTTTATTGAATGTTTTAATATTGGGTTAATGCAGAGCAGAAAAGTGCAATTATATAGACATTTCAATTTATTTTAACGTATAAAATAACACTCAATCAAGCCAACTTTCTGTGGACGAATTGTCGTGTGTTTGGGGTCAAGAGAAGGATTATTCCTGGATCTTCTAAAATTATAATTCAAGACAAAACTTGAGTACACAATAAAAAAGTTCTTATCTAATGTTTTAAAGTAAATGTGTGCGCATTGGTGGGCGGAGAAGGGGCGTCATATGAACTGACGTGTCTTGCACATTCAGCGCCACcgcatgtatatatatgtgtataaagTAAACGAGACGATATTAGATCGAGATAGAATTGGATGCGCTGGCAAAGGATAAAGTTAGAATAGTATCCTTGTCGTGGTAGGCCTGTAAAATATTTAGGAGCTGAGCGTTGTACAGAACTTACAGAAATAAAATGGTGGCTGTGCTGTGCGGACATTCAACTGTTTTGAAGAGATTCCAAAAAGGAAATTTGTCTTTCAGTACGCTATACAGCGAAAAACCGGTTCCCTATATTTCGACTGCTGGTAAGAGGCAGTCTATAGTTAAAAAAGAAATTGCAACTCAATAAACAATCAGATCACATTGCCATCATTGCTATATATGGATATTTTATGCAGCATATATATCAAAATAACCGTTTTAAATTGACAAACGTTGGCAATACATCGATGGATTCAGTAAATGAACCAGgaaatctctgaatcctccaatggTAATACTTTATTGGGCACATCAAAAACAGTAAGATGCTCCCGGGAGAACACGTTAACTCCTCTGAACACGACATACAAGACAAGTTAAAAATATGATATGAAACGCGCTTAATTTCTAAATTAGGGAAGGCTGTAATTAAACTGAACTTTTAAAGTCCCTTTTAGGGATTAGGCCAAGCGGAAGACTACTGAGCGGATGGTCTTTAATATTGATATCAGACCTCGGAACaaaattttttttaacaaaacatAATCTGAAGTATTCATTCAACCAATTTTAAATCAACGATATGATAGTAACACGGGGTATTAAAACACATGCTTTGGAATGAACGTCTGTAGTAAATTATTTCAATTTGGACATGAACACAAACTATCGAAGGAGAGCCTATAATTCATGCACTTCTCAGATGTGTTATTTTGTAACATACATTCATTCTGATATAACAGAAATTCTTCTTTGATACAATTAATGCAAAGCAGCGAATGGGACAGGAGAGACAAAGCCCCGGCTGTGGGTTATATTTTGTGAATGTGGcctatggttgtttttatattttgcctaTTAGCCCATATTTTTCATTCAGTGTTActgattaattaaaaaaaatacaaaggtATAGTTCTCGATTACATTTAAAACGATATATGTAGTTGCTTTACTGATTTATGTGTATTACATTTGTAATTTTAGTTTCCAATAAAAGTAAGGTAAGGTTTCCATTAATCTGTCACCTTTGGCTTATGTGCCTAGTCTGAATGTTTCTGTTTGTTTATAGGACAAAAGAGCCCAAAATACGAACTATTCTACAACGGTTCGATGAGCCGATCGGTTCTGCAGCCTTCGCATTCTCTCGCTTCAGAGACTGGAGGGTCGGACGTCAATCTCAGGGATAAAGCAGGAAATCTCGAAGCTTTGGAGAACGACTCGGCCCAGTTTTCACCTTCCCCGGACCCTCCATCGGAAGACGCTGACAGCCCTCGCTCAGTGACTCCTTCCGATATTGAGTCAGGCAGCGAATGTGATAAACCCAAGGAGTTGGCGAAAGTCATGGCCAACCTGCCTGGCTCTTCCTCAAACCACAGGGCGCCCATTGATATCCTCACCAAAGTCTTCCCCAACCATACGCGCGACAAACTAGAGTGCATCCTGGCAAACTGCAAAGGAGACGTGGTCCAAGCCATCGAGCAGGTATTGAACGGGAAGGAACAAAAGGAACAGGTCAAAGATGTTGAGTGCACAGTGCCCGATGTTGGTGAGCTCCAGCGCGCTTCACACTTTACCTTAGCGGGGCTTTCTGGCAGTTCCATCGGGACAAAGTCCGCCTTCTCTCCCCTGCAATCCAGCGCAGTTTTCGGAGGCCCCGCAAATCTGTACGGATTGAACCCCAGGCTGGGCATCAACCCACTCCGACTGGCCTACTCGAGCCCCGGCCGAGGGCTCCCAACCTTCATGTCACCTTATGTCACTTCTGGACTGATGCCAACTTTGCCATTTCGCCCGCAAATGGACTATTCCTTTCCGGGCATCGTGAGGGACATTCCATATTTCCAGAACAAAGAGTCACTCTGCTCGGGTGGATTGTACTCCCGAATGAATCCAGAAAAACAGTGACTCTGAGACCCGTGAGACAAGCTGATTTTGAGGCAAAGCACATCATTGAATATAACACTCTGAATATGCAGAAcgttttaaataaaaataaaaccgaATGGTTAGATGATTATGAACTGATTCGTTCCACATTGCCAACAGTTTGCTGAACGGATCTACTGACTATCAACattgttattttgatattttttttaattattgcgGCTAACAACATTGTACTGAACAGATTGGAAAAATACAGCCTTGGGTTACAGAAATGCCAGTGAGAATGATAAGCGCACGCAATCTGTGTTTCGTCTCGTTAACTGCCCTCAAAGTAATGAGAGAAGAGTTGGAATGGGGTTAAGGTAACGGGCCTGAGCATGTAGATTATTTCCTGTCAGGCAGCAGGTTTGAACATTGGCCGAATAAGGAATCCGCCTTAAAGAAACTTACATAGGCTTTACAGTATTCCCCGtttgaacatcagaacataagaaataggagcaggagtaggccatatggcccctggagcctgctccgccaggtgTTTAGGAAAGAGTGAGACAGGCTGGGAAATCCGTCCAATTCCATCAGTAAGTGAACCGTCTTTTCTCGGGGGCCTTTCGGTCTTGGCTGCAACTGTGCTTCAGACTAAATAAATACAACACAAAagtaaaatattgcggatgctggaaatacaTTTCATGACTCCGAAGACCAGACACTGAGGACTCTCTAATAGTTAGTGCGCAAGTTCCCTCACACTGTTTATCCCATGTAACACTTAGTAAAACAAAACGAGGGCCCAAAAGGAAATACGGTTGAAAACAAAACGGCAAATTCCTTAATCACGAAATCTGATAATATTTACTGTGCTGCTTTAGCTAAAATACAGGGAGTACTGTAGAACCAGATTAGTTTTAATCTGGCATTTTAGTGCCTACTGTCAGCTCTGATTCGCTTAAACCGGCGCTCAATCCTCCTCTCACATTGCTTCGTGGATTACTGTTTTATCACATTACATATACAAATGTATTTCAAAACAAAGGTACACATTTCCGTTGTCCAGGAAATGAGCTCCTGTGCGGAAGTGGAGGAGCTCTTGACTCGAATCTCCATGATCAAACTGTGTGCATTAAAGTGCCTTGTTTCACCTTATTAAAGCTGGAAAAGTTAAGTGTTCGTGGCGTTTGAAAACCTTTCAGTTTTCCCAACAACTTGAAGTGCTTATAGTGGAATGAGACAAATGCCTCCAAGAAACTGTTTCCGATCCACCAACTGAAACCCAGAGAAGAAAGGCGCTGTCTTTGGACAAAATGAATCTTACTCGTCTAAACGGGAAGGCGTACCAGACACTTTTGTTTGGGAAGGGAGAAGAATCATGCCTTTATTTTTTATCACGATGACGCTGCGTACAACGAACATAATGCTGCATTGTAACAGGATTTACATTAATAAAACAAGAAATCCCAAGCACTTTTTCGCGGAAGTACGGCCTCTTTAAAATAGTTAACCGTGACCAGGCCACACTGCAGGCTGTCCGTCCACACATTCAAAAACGGTTAAGCAACGAGCACAAACTGATCCTAAAAGGACGGACTTTTGCAGCAAGCAGCTTACTTTTCGAGGTTGGGTTACCGTGAATCAGGCAGCTGTCGTATATTTTTGCATACTGATGTTCCAAGTTAAATGTTATTAAGAACAGAGGCCTTATGGTTGTAAACAAGAAACAAAATAAACCCTTAAAAAATAAGCAGCCTTTATTTTCGTTCCTATGATGTGGCGGAAGCGTACTGTAATTTCTGTTTTATTCCTGTTGATGTGCGTTCCTTGCCGAGGGAGGGTTAATTGTAAGGTCTGGATGCCTATTTAAGACGAACAACAAGATTAGCTTTAACAAAAAATACATACAATTAGCTTTTAACTACATTTCAAATGTaccttgttggctgtaaagcgcgttgggacgtcctgagatcgagaaaggagctatataaatacaagtctttctttaaagtTGACTGTGAGAATGGACAGATAATCGTGGCTCATACGTCATTGCCACATCTTAACACGTTAAGGCCAGTTAAGGAATATTTTCTTCTGCTCGCTCTAATTAACAAATAAGTAGATTTCAGCaaaaaaagagttgcatttatatagcgactttcaagacctcccaaagcgctttacagccaatgaagcacttttgaagtgtagtcactgttgtaatgtaggaaatgcagtctcacaaacaacaatgtgataatgaccagataatctgttctggtgatgctggttgagggataaatattgaccaggacaccagggagaattcaactgctcgtcttcaaaatagtgccatggaatctttcggATCCACCTGAGGTAGCAGatggggcctccgtttaacatgtcatctgaaagacagcatctcagaTAGTGCTGTACTGGAAATgtctgcctagattatgtgctcaagtctctggagtcaagCAGCATTGTTCATTAATTTGCATATACGTTATTCATTCAGAGGGGTCAGAGGAAAATGCTATGAAGTCAGAAAACCACTATAGCTTACTATTGGCAATTATTTTGGAGATAGGCCTTGTAATGGTATAAGAAAAAGTTTGTAAGGAAGCATACTCCCTACATTGCTTTATTTAACAGAAACATTGTTAAAGCTAATCTTGTTGTTCATCTTAAAGAATAGTAGACATCCAGAGCTCCTTACAATTAACCCTCCCTCTGCAAGGAACGCAGTGGACTAGTGCCACTCTGTGGAAATTAGATTT
Coding sequences within it:
- the LOC139226470 gene encoding doublesex- and mab-3-related transcription factor A1-like, producing the protein MDGRASLPSAPLPGPCAPPSPAAVPISLAGTSSLLRPPVLLLRAAAAAAAAAAERYPRTPKCARCRNHGVVSALKGHKRFCRWRDCMCAKCMLIAERQRVMAAQVALRRQQAQEENEARELQFMYAGGGAAEAGLAMAAAAAAASGLIPVSRAVSTPYEIFAAECQKQKEGQKSPKYELFYNGSMSRSVLQPSHSLASETGGSDVNLRDKAGNLEALENDSAQFSPSPDPPSEDADSPRSVTPSDIESGSECDKPKELAKVMANLPGSSSNHRAPIDILTKVFPNHTRDKLECILANCKGDVVQAIEQVLNGKEQKEQVKDVECTVPDVGELQRASHFTLAGLSGSSIGTKSAFSPLQSSAVFGGPANLYGLNPRLGINPLRLAYSSPGRGLPTFMSPYVTSGLMPTLPFRPQMDYSFPGIVRDIPYFQNKESLCSGGLYSRMNPEKQ